The Pontibacter pudoricolor genome contains a region encoding:
- a CDS encoding T9SS type A sorting domain-containing protein → MGTGNTTTFSVTGDFSGGTAQWVSSNPAFVISNPVFNTATGKATATVTATGSGASTITLRTTNNAASCTTANSAVTLTVNPLPSTTIAAGGPTTFCQDGSVVLSAPQGAGYTYQWLRDGAVISTAGTGQQYTASQSGGYTVEVTNSVTGCVAVTPTATNVTVIPQPTATITGNNQAKCIGAGNSTTFTVSGTFSGGTAQWVSSNTSFQIQNPVYYTTTGQATATIVATGTGTATITLSTSNAASACNTAESTTTLTVDPLPVATITAGGPTTFCQGGSVVLSAPEGNYSYQWFNGTTAIVDATNQQYTASTAGNYTVRVTNNTTTCEATTATATAVTVNAQPVVSAASASPAAKCVGTGNVTVFDLTGSVANGTPLWTVVGTTGGATVSNISSPNTTGTQVTVAGIGTVTMRLSSSSSVASCTTAFRDVTLTVHPMPIANAGADQIQCQATSGPNYFWRDGSGSGVGSNQSLDVRWTLKSKDPGINSVSIGYDWEYKQRVDITGVGNVTLTMTVTTNGCSTSDEVVYTVKPTPVITSVASKTYCNGEQGAAVNFASSVAGSSITWTSTKDVGFGTSGTGNIPAFTANNTGTNPVTTTVSVNATVNGCSATQMSFTIIVNPTPKLSSSLTPAAVCSRSAFNYTATSATANTSFSWSRAAVTGISNAPVSNVAGNVISETLINTTASAINVVYAVQMTANGCTNTQNVTVRVNPNPVVSFTGTLATTSEFFTGQGPIALSASPANGVFAGPGVSGTTFNPCTAGAGTHMITYTLTTGTSPNQCTSTVSKTVTVRESKYTVVVTADPFPVCRGQNTDYKAHVYRDIERVIYPYMTNAAGQPLNAQGQVVADNEEPAPNPEYIANYVPANTPAIIKQYAYRYFEAKVILGNSGAKVNEGDGQDTKVNQFTYGWTRSRSDGSTIGNDARTRGFAGLSATDWVGVWVSPKNAGTICGPGLGALSSRIYFSEPQGYSMTLSSVPAWCYNPNDQSNVTLTATLGNLVGGWEAANVTVRWYLRRSGVADILLATTTGVSGTTISITKPRSTFQNGDQVYLEFTSDIDTVTSSKCSSDPETSQAITIRIDQNVALTANLTATPAQCEAGSVTLSVTATGSNLQYAWYKEGSATPLVDTQGKISGATTNAITISNLALSDAGKYYVTVSNSATSVCSSTVTSNTTELIVNPLTRLTSQPQGLTVCPGSPASFSATATGTNLTYQWYKGTTALQGATAATLNITSVTAADAGDYTVRVTGTCGVLTSAIATLIVNEPVVASPNLTATTQCQGSAVTMSVTATGTGLAYEWFKDNASIGNNSNTLNIPNAQVANNGTYTVKVTGTCTPGGVIVEMGTLTIKPNVPAIGEIFATHKTDGRPITDTDPVKIGEVAVFTVVNDFAKNGEIVEYTWFVKSPEQDDTQWAFAAKTSTNVYERVAENDNPYEIKVNITIIGSTVNECYISPTITAFFIGTITPLPVELMYFKATRRENNAVLTWATAMEKNNEGFEVQVSQDGVNYRQLQFVPTKNGNTSIKQTYEFVDKENGKFGTRYYRLKQLDSDGQHAYYGPQMVIFGDVVNSVFVYPNPFVREVKLDVDSEKDATMEVTLTNLMGKKLMTKSIEVAKGRSSAVLDLGEGLPAGIYIVTTRLNGITTNFKLMKK, encoded by the coding sequence TTGGGCACAGGCAACACAACTACTTTCTCTGTTACAGGTGATTTTTCAGGAGGAACAGCACAATGGGTAAGTTCAAACCCAGCTTTTGTGATCAGTAATCCTGTTTTTAATACAGCTACAGGCAAAGCTACCGCAACGGTTACAGCAACAGGTTCAGGTGCGAGCACAATTACATTACGCACCACAAACAATGCGGCGAGTTGTACTACAGCCAATAGCGCTGTAACATTAACTGTTAATCCATTACCAAGTACAACTATAGCCGCAGGCGGCCCTACAACATTTTGCCAGGACGGTTCTGTAGTACTCAGTGCCCCTCAGGGAGCCGGCTATACGTATCAGTGGCTCAGAGATGGGGCAGTAATTTCAACAGCCGGTACCGGTCAACAATATACCGCAAGCCAATCAGGTGGCTATACTGTAGAAGTAACAAATAGCGTTACAGGCTGTGTAGCAGTTACTCCTACAGCTACTAACGTTACAGTTATTCCACAACCAACTGCAACTATCACAGGCAACAATCAGGCAAAATGTATCGGAGCCGGAAACTCAACAACTTTCACTGTAAGTGGTACCTTCTCTGGTGGCACAGCACAATGGGTTTCTTCAAATACCAGCTTCCAGATTCAGAACCCGGTTTATTATACTACAACTGGACAAGCAACTGCAACTATTGTAGCAACTGGCACTGGTACAGCAACTATAACTTTAAGTACCTCTAATGCAGCATCGGCTTGTAACACAGCAGAGAGTACAACTACACTTACTGTAGATCCTCTGCCGGTTGCAACTATAACTGCAGGTGGTCCTACTACCTTCTGCCAGGGCGGATCAGTTGTGCTAAGTGCTCCAGAGGGTAACTATTCTTATCAGTGGTTTAACGGAACAACCGCAATTGTCGACGCAACTAACCAGCAATATACTGCCTCAACCGCAGGCAACTATACTGTACGTGTTACAAACAATACAACCACTTGCGAGGCTACAACAGCAACTGCTACCGCAGTAACAGTAAATGCACAGCCTGTAGTTTCGGCTGCATCTGCCAGCCCGGCTGCGAAGTGTGTTGGCACCGGAAACGTTACAGTTTTCGATTTAACCGGTTCAGTAGCTAATGGTACTCCATTATGGACAGTAGTTGGAACTACCGGAGGTGCAACTGTAAGTAATATCAGCAGCCCTAACACAACTGGTACTCAGGTTACAGTAGCTGGTATTGGTACCGTTACAATGCGGTTATCTTCCAGTAGCTCAGTAGCCAGCTGTACCACTGCTTTCAGAGATGTTACCTTAACGGTACATCCTATGCCAATCGCAAATGCAGGGGCGGATCAGATTCAATGCCAGGCAACATCAGGACCGAACTATTTCTGGAGAGACGGAAGTGGTAGTGGGGTAGGTTCTAATCAAAGTCTGGACGTAAGATGGACACTTAAGAGTAAAGATCCTGGAATAAACTCAGTATCCATAGGTTATGATTGGGAATATAAACAACGTGTCGATATAACAGGTGTTGGTAATGTAACACTTACTATGACTGTTACAACAAATGGGTGCTCTACATCCGATGAAGTTGTTTATACAGTTAAACCTACTCCTGTTATTACTTCTGTAGCTAGCAAGACTTATTGTAATGGAGAACAAGGTGCAGCAGTTAATTTTGCAAGCAGCGTTGCAGGTTCCTCTATTACCTGGACATCGACTAAAGATGTTGGGTTTGGAACAAGCGGAACTGGTAATATCCCTGCATTTACCGCAAATAACACTGGTACAAATCCTGTAACTACAACTGTAAGTGTTAATGCGACTGTAAACGGTTGCTCAGCCACTCAAATGTCATTTACTATTATTGTTAATCCTACTCCTAAGCTCTCCAGTTCCTTGACGCCGGCAGCTGTTTGTAGTAGATCAGCATTTAACTATACTGCAACGAGTGCCACAGCCAACACTTCTTTCAGTTGGTCACGCGCTGCAGTAACAGGCATCAGCAATGCTCCGGTATCGAATGTGGCTGGTAATGTAATTAGCGAAACACTTATCAATACTACAGCTAGTGCGATAAATGTAGTTTATGCGGTGCAAATGACAGCTAATGGCTGTACAAATACCCAAAATGTAACGGTAAGGGTTAATCCTAATCCGGTTGTTAGCTTTACCGGAACACTCGCCACTACCAGCGAATTCTTTACAGGTCAGGGGCCTATCGCTCTTTCTGCATCGCCAGCAAATGGGGTCTTTGCTGGGCCAGGTGTGAGTGGAACTACTTTTAACCCATGTACAGCGGGAGCCGGTACACACATGATTACATATACACTAACTACTGGGACAAGCCCTAATCAGTGCACTAGCACAGTGAGCAAAACTGTAACTGTCAGAGAGTCCAAATACACTGTAGTTGTTACTGCTGATCCGTTCCCGGTTTGTAGGGGTCAGAACACAGACTATAAAGCTCATGTTTACCGGGATATTGAACGAGTGATCTATCCATACATGACAAATGCTGCTGGACAGCCACTAAACGCGCAGGGGCAGGTGGTAGCTGATAATGAAGAGCCAGCTCCAAACCCAGAGTATATAGCAAACTATGTTCCTGCTAACACGCCTGCAATCATAAAGCAGTACGCCTATAGATACTTTGAAGCGAAGGTGATTTTGGGAAATAGTGGTGCAAAAGTCAATGAAGGTGATGGACAAGATACGAAGGTAAATCAATTTACTTACGGATGGACTCGTAGCAGATCTGATGGCAGTACAATAGGAAACGATGCCCGAACAAGAGGGTTTGCCGGTCTGTCTGCCACGGACTGGGTTGGTGTCTGGGTTAGCCCTAAAAATGCCGGCACAATATGCGGTCCAGGCTTAGGTGCTTTATCCAGCAGAATATACTTTAGCGAGCCACAAGGTTACTCTATGACATTAAGCAGTGTGCCTGCCTGGTGTTATAACCCTAACGATCAGAGTAATGTAACACTTACCGCGACTTTAGGAAACTTAGTTGGAGGCTGGGAAGCTGCTAATGTAACAGTTAGATGGTATCTCAGACGCAGTGGAGTAGCTGATATTTTATTGGCAACAACAACCGGAGTAAGCGGAACTACTATAAGTATTACAAAGCCAAGAAGTACATTCCAGAATGGAGATCAGGTTTATTTAGAGTTCACATCAGATATTGACACTGTAACCAGCTCAAAATGTAGCTCAGATCCTGAAACCTCTCAGGCAATAACAATAAGGATCGATCAGAATGTGGCTCTGACAGCCAACCTTACTGCTACACCAGCTCAGTGCGAAGCCGGAAGTGTAACTTTAAGTGTAACAGCTACAGGTTCTAACCTGCAGTATGCCTGGTATAAGGAAGGTTCTGCCACACCACTTGTAGATACTCAAGGAAAAATAAGCGGTGCTACAACTAATGCAATCACTATAAGCAACCTGGCTTTATCTGATGCCGGCAAGTATTATGTAACGGTAAGCAACAGTGCTACATCAGTTTGCAGCTCAACGGTTACATCCAATACTACAGAGCTTATAGTTAATCCGCTGACCAGGCTCACTTCACAGCCGCAAGGCTTAACAGTTTGTCCAGGTAGTCCGGCATCATTCAGCGCAACAGCAACCGGTACAAACCTGACTTACCAATGGTACAAAGGAACTACTGCTTTGCAGGGTGCTACTGCAGCCACATTAAATATAACATCAGTTACTGCAGCAGATGCCGGAGATTATACTGTAAGAGTTACCGGTACATGTGGCGTATTAACTTCTGCCATTGCTACGCTTATAGTTAATGAGCCTGTTGTAGCATCTCCAAACCTTACGGCTACAACACAATGCCAGGGTAGCGCTGTAACAATGAGTGTAACAGCAACAGGTACAGGTCTTGCTTATGAATGGTTTAAAGACAACGCATCTATAGGTAATAATAGCAATACGCTGAACATACCGAATGCGCAGGTAGCCAATAATGGTACTTACACTGTGAAAGTAACCGGAACATGCACACCTGGCGGGGTAATAGTGGAAATGGGTACGCTGACAATTAAACCTAATGTACCTGCGATAGGAGAAATATTCGCCACACATAAAACCGATGGAAGACCAATCACTGATACTGATCCGGTTAAAATAGGCGAGGTGGCAGTGTTTACAGTGGTAAATGACTTCGCTAAGAATGGGGAAATTGTTGAGTATACCTGGTTTGTGAAGTCTCCTGAGCAGGATGATACACAATGGGCATTTGCAGCTAAAACAAGTACAAATGTATATGAACGTGTTGCAGAAAACGATAACCCGTACGAAATCAAGGTGAATATCACTATAATCGGTTCAACGGTGAATGAGTGTTATATTTCACCTACTATCACTGCATTCTTCATAGGAACCATTACCCCACTGCCAGTAGAGCTCATGTACTTTAAAGCTACCCGCAGAGAGAATAATGCGGTACTGACGTGGGCTACGGCCATGGAGAAAAACAACGAAGGCTTTGAAGTGCAGGTATCGCAGGATGGCGTGAACTATAGACAACTGCAGTTTGTGCCGACCAAGAATGGCAACACCTCCATAAAACAGACCTACGAATTTGTAGATAAGGAAAATGGTAAGTTTGGCACACGCTATTACAGGTTAAAACAACTCGATTCGGATGGGCAGCATGCTTACTACGGCCCGCAGATGGTAATTTTTGGAGATGTTGTTAACAGTGTGTTTGTTTATCCTAACCCATTCGTGCGCGAAGTGAAACTGGATGTGGACTCGGAGAAGGATGCAACTATGGAAGTAACGCTGACTAACCTGATGGGCAAAAAGCTGATGACAAAATCGATAGAGGTAGCTAAAGGTAGAAGTTCAGCAGTGTTAGACCTGGGAGAAGGGTTACCGGCAGGCATCTACATAGTTACTACTCGCCTGAATGGCATAACAACGAATTTTAAATTAATGAAGAAATAA
- a CDS encoding M14 metallopeptidase family protein, translated as MRKSLKWLPVFILIWMNVQVTWAQQSIQTPEQFLGYKLGEQFTFHSRVLDYVNYLAAQAPNRIKLQEYGKTYEGRPLVLAYVASEENLPRLEEIRENNLKLAGVQQGQAQGSQPAIVWMSYNIHGNESVSTEAVMQVLYELANPANTQTQNWLKNTLVIVDPCVNPDGRERYVQWYKQAAAQGGNAMPYAWEHNEPWPGGRPNHYYFDLNRDWAWQTQIESKQRLAVYNNWLPQVHADFHEMGVEAPYYFSPAAKPFHESITPWQRQFQNTIGDYNRSYFDKNNWLYFTRESFDLFYPSYGDTWPTFNGAIGMTYEQGGSGRAGLAIKTQSGDTLTLTDRIAHHVAASMATMQATSEKADQIKQEFKKYYENNLNKPGGNYKAFVVKADGNRAGNVKALTDYLDRQQIQYGYAGKSSSGRGFNYSTGKEENVKVGEKDLVISMYQPKSTLVKVLFEPNAALEDSLTYDITSWAMPYAFGVQAYAMKKKLEPQNKQHAAATIATPTIEKPYAYLVRWNNLQDLKFLTELMKQGIKVRMAEKAFETDKQQYAAGTLIITRTGNEKLGDKFDAIVRDLAKQQTIDLAATATGFVSSGADFGSGSVRYLKMPKVALMTGEGVSPYAFGEVWHYFEQQINYPVTAINTSYFKNVPLHEFDVLILPSGNYNKVLDEQTLEQVKNWVKSGGKLIAMESAAAFLVGKKDFDLKKKGEDKAEGEKAKEKKEENPYQYLKTYGDREREALAEEVQGSVFRVNLDKSHPLAFGYGDTYFALIRSSNTFEYLKEGWNVGVLKKDNYTTGFVGSAIKEKLQNALILGAQPMGNGQVIYMADNPLFRGFWHSGKLMFGNAVFVVGQ; from the coding sequence ATGAGAAAATCTCTTAAGTGGCTGCCTGTTTTTATACTGATCTGGATGAATGTGCAGGTTACATGGGCGCAGCAAAGTATACAGACGCCTGAACAGTTCCTGGGTTACAAACTCGGGGAGCAGTTTACGTTTCATAGCCGTGTGCTCGACTATGTAAATTACCTGGCGGCGCAGGCACCTAACCGTATAAAACTACAGGAATATGGCAAAACCTACGAAGGTAGGCCACTGGTGCTGGCATATGTGGCATCAGAAGAGAATTTGCCACGCCTGGAGGAGATAAGGGAAAATAACTTAAAACTGGCGGGTGTACAGCAGGGACAGGCACAGGGAAGCCAGCCGGCTATAGTTTGGATGAGCTACAACATACATGGCAATGAATCGGTGAGTACGGAAGCGGTAATGCAGGTACTGTACGAACTGGCAAACCCTGCCAATACACAAACGCAGAACTGGCTGAAAAATACACTGGTTATAGTTGACCCTTGTGTAAACCCGGACGGTCGTGAGCGTTACGTGCAGTGGTACAAGCAGGCAGCGGCGCAGGGCGGAAACGCAATGCCATATGCCTGGGAACACAATGAGCCATGGCCGGGCGGCAGGCCAAACCATTATTACTTCGACCTGAACCGCGACTGGGCCTGGCAAACACAAATAGAATCGAAGCAGCGCCTGGCAGTTTATAACAACTGGCTGCCACAGGTGCACGCTGATTTTCATGAAATGGGAGTAGAAGCGCCCTATTACTTTTCGCCGGCGGCAAAGCCTTTTCACGAAAGCATAACGCCTTGGCAGCGCCAGTTTCAGAACACTATCGGCGACTATAACCGCTCTTATTTCGACAAGAACAACTGGCTGTATTTTACCCGCGAAAGCTTTGACCTGTTTTACCCTAGTTATGGCGATACATGGCCTACTTTTAACGGTGCCATCGGCATGACCTATGAGCAGGGCGGATCCGGCAGAGCGGGTTTAGCCATTAAAACACAAAGCGGAGATACACTTACCTTAACAGATAGGATTGCGCACCACGTAGCGGCCAGCATGGCAACTATGCAGGCTACTTCCGAAAAAGCCGACCAGATAAAGCAGGAGTTCAAAAAGTATTATGAGAACAATCTGAACAAACCAGGCGGCAACTATAAAGCCTTTGTAGTAAAAGCTGACGGCAACAGAGCTGGCAACGTAAAAGCACTCACCGATTACCTGGATCGTCAGCAGATACAATACGGCTATGCCGGCAAAAGCTCGTCAGGGCGGGGCTTTAACTATAGCACCGGCAAAGAAGAGAATGTAAAAGTAGGGGAGAAGGATCTGGTGATCAGCATGTATCAGCCGAAGTCTACGCTGGTGAAGGTTCTGTTTGAGCCAAATGCAGCTTTGGAAGATTCCCTGACTTACGACATAACCTCCTGGGCGATGCCTTACGCTTTTGGCGTGCAGGCGTATGCTATGAAAAAGAAACTGGAGCCGCAAAACAAACAGCATGCTGCAGCAACTATAGCCACGCCAACTATAGAAAAACCATACGCCTACCTGGTGCGCTGGAACAACCTGCAGGACCTTAAATTCCTGACGGAGCTGATGAAGCAGGGTATAAAAGTGCGCATGGCTGAAAAAGCGTTCGAAACAGACAAGCAGCAATACGCGGCTGGTACGCTTATTATAACCCGTACCGGAAACGAAAAGCTGGGTGACAAATTTGATGCTATAGTTCGTGATCTGGCTAAACAGCAAACTATAGACCTGGCTGCTACGGCTACAGGTTTTGTAAGCAGCGGTGCTGATTTCGGATCAGGTTCGGTTCGTTATCTTAAAATGCCTAAAGTAGCTTTAATGACCGGCGAGGGCGTTTCGCCATATGCTTTTGGGGAGGTCTGGCATTATTTCGAGCAGCAGATCAATTACCCGGTTACAGCCATCAATACAAGCTACTTTAAAAATGTGCCCCTGCACGAATTCGATGTACTGATACTTCCGTCAGGTAATTACAATAAGGTGCTGGACGAGCAGACGCTGGAGCAGGTAAAAAACTGGGTAAAAAGCGGTGGTAAACTAATTGCCATGGAAAGTGCAGCCGCATTTCTGGTTGGTAAAAAGGATTTTGACCTGAAGAAAAAGGGAGAGGATAAAGCGGAAGGCGAGAAGGCAAAGGAAAAGAAAGAGGAGAATCCCTACCAATACCTGAAAACCTACGGCGACCGCGAGCGTGAAGCATTGGCTGAAGAAGTGCAGGGCAGTGTGTTCCGTGTGAACCTGGATAAGTCGCACCCGTTGGCATTTGGCTACGGCGATACTTACTTTGCCCTTATCCGCTCATCAAACACATTTGAGTACCTGAAAGAAGGCTGGAACGTGGGCGTGCTTAAAAAGGACAACTATACCACCGGCTTTGTAGGCTCCGCCATAAAAGAGAAACTACAGAATGCGCTGATACTGGGCGCACAGCCAATGGGCAACGGACAGGTAATTTATATGGCTGATAATCCGCTGTTTCGTGGGTTCTGGCACAGTGGTAAACTGATGTTCGGGAATGCCGTTTTTGTTGTAGGGCAGTAA
- a CDS encoding TIGR02117 family protein gives MLLRLVYSLGILVFLTIATALILSVLPVNTGFAQTQQNEHIEIYITSNGIHTDFVLPVATPYIDWRNKIGLQHFAGADSSFTHISFGWGDREFYMETPEWSDLTLKVALSAMFWPSPSAMHVEYIRRPLMPNKHQRPIRITPGQYQKLVTYIYRSFQSRDGNFMLIPGKGYSSTDNFYEAREKFYFPKNCNNWVNGGLKAAGLRAALFAPFPYAVMRHYR, from the coding sequence TTGCTTTTAAGATTAGTTTATAGTTTAGGTATACTGGTATTTCTAACTATAGCTACAGCCCTTATACTTAGTGTTTTACCTGTAAATACAGGTTTTGCGCAAACCCAGCAAAATGAGCATATCGAGATCTATATCACCTCCAATGGCATCCACACCGACTTCGTGTTACCAGTTGCGACACCTTATATAGACTGGCGCAACAAGATAGGTTTGCAGCATTTTGCCGGTGCAGACAGCAGTTTTACACATATAAGTTTTGGCTGGGGAGACCGCGAGTTTTACATGGAAACCCCGGAGTGGAGCGATCTTACCTTAAAAGTTGCGCTCTCAGCTATGTTCTGGCCATCCCCATCAGCCATGCACGTGGAATATATCCGGAGGCCCTTAATGCCAAACAAACACCAACGCCCGATCCGGATCACTCCCGGGCAATACCAGAAGCTTGTAACCTATATCTATCGTTCGTTCCAGAGCAGAGACGGCAACTTTATGCTTATTCCAGGCAAAGGCTATAGTTCTACCGATAATTTTTACGAGGCCCGCGAAAAATTCTACTTCCCTAAAAACTGCAACAACTGGGTGAATGGTGGCTTAAAAGCCGCCGGCCTAAGAGCTGCTTTGTTCGCACCCTTTCCTTATGCTGTTATGCGCCACTACAGGTAA